Genomic DNA from Nomascus leucogenys isolate Asia chromosome 10, Asia_NLE_v1, whole genome shotgun sequence:
GGTGGAGCAAAGCAAAAAACTAGCTAGTTCTGCCTGCAGCTGACTTAACTTAAAGAGAAGTGGGGCTGGGGTGTTCTGGAGACAGTCCTGCTTAGCTGCTCTTTGCTTCATTTGTGCCCCTGGGAGCAATGCCCAGGTGACGGGTGGCTCCCTACTGTCTCTGGAGCACAGGCCACAGTGAGAATATTTACCATCCAGTCCTCAGCCAGAGAGGAATCCTGATGCCTACTCCGGATTTAAAAGTCTAAGACAGGGACACAGGCTCAGCTGCTGAGGTCCAAGCCAGTGGTGTCACTGAGCTGGGCGGCTGTCGGGGCCTCAGGTGAAGTGGGGCCAACTTTCCCAGTCTGAAAGGGCAGCTTTTACCCCACCTGACGCCATGGAGTGGGAAGATGTGCCTAGAGTTTTAAATCAGGGGAAACTAGAAATCTGGATGATTTATGAATTCTTACTAATTCAAAATGTCTaattcaaaccaaaaaacaaacgaGGCAAATTTTTATGAGATCTGAGCATCTGGATCCAGCCTGCGGGCTCCCTGTTGGGCTCTGTCATGGGGAGGACACGATGGGACACActgaggcctggggtggggtcCCCATGGAGGGGGATAATGGAGCTTCCAACAGTGGTGGCAATAAAGCCACAAAGCAAAGCAACCTCGATCAGTGAGAGGCAGGCAGGTAACCTCAGCAGCTGGGCTCCCACCTGCACGCAAATCTTTCCCACCCAGCTATATGGACTGAGTGTGGGTGTCTCCAGAACACCCCACCTCTTAGACTTAAGTCAACTGCAGGACAGCACTAGCTAGCTTTTCCGGAGAGGAATGCTCGGCTCCAGGCTTTCTGCCTGCTGCCCATGGTGACACTGCTTACATGTACCATTCTCCAATTCCCCCTCCTCACCCTGCACATCTGCCAACCATGTACGCGACTGGAACGGAGACCATGGTGGCGAATGGGTTGCATTCTTTCGGAGACTGGGCTGTGGATGAAGGCAGAGCTGGCAGAGAGGGATGTGGGCGAGGGCCCTGGCATCACGTGACCACctgcctccttttctccctctctttttccagGAAGAAAGCACCATTGAGAATTATGCGTCGCGACCCGAGGTAAGCCGTCTGTTTTCCCCGGCCCTCCAGGCATGAgtctgtcctctctctctttttgcttctTAGCAACTTTCCTAACACCCTGCCTTTCTGCCTAGGCCTTTAACACCCCGTTTCTGAACATCGACAAATTGCGATCTGTGAGTACGCTTCTCTGGTGCTACCCCTACGAATACCCTCATGACAGAGGGGATAAACGCCTTGGTAGAGAGCTTGCAAAGCTGCCACGGTTCCTTCACCTTCTCCAGAGGGCTGGGGGCTAAGCTCTGGCCTCCCCTGGAGCTGACCTGCTTCTGCTGTCTCACTTCCTCTTCAGGCTTTTAAGGCTGATGAGTTCCTGAACTGGCACGCCCTCTTTGAGGTGAGTGCTCGGGCGCCCCTTGCCCTCCTCGGTTGTCTGCAGTCATCCCAGGGTAGTGGCCGCACATTTTGGCTTTAAATGTATAGGTTGGTTCCTGATCTCTGGGAGGGAGTGACTGCCCTACCTGGATGCTGCCCAATGGACTGTCAATGGAAGAAAGCTTCCCCCGGCGCCAGTCCTGGCTACCCGTGTTTTCCTAAGATGGCGGTGGAGGAGCAGGACTCCAAGGACAATTGCAGAAGGGGAAGAGCCTAATCGGTCAAGATTTTATTTCAATCCCCTCATCTTctatggaaaaactgaggcccacCTGCCCTTAGAAGGCAAAGTCAGCGACAGAGCTGAGGCCCGCGTCTCCTGACTCTGCACTGACTTCTCACATGTCCTCATGCCAACGTCTTCAGCTCCCTTGGCCTCCGCTTCCTCTGTGATGTGGGGATGATGACAATTCGCACCACAAAAGGTTGCTGTAAAAACCGACTGAAATCATGCTTGTAGAGCAGCCCGTGCAAGGCAGACACAGACTAAGGCCTCAGGAAATATTAGCTCTTGATAAAGTAATGACAAAACAATGACATTATTGTTACTATGGTTACTGTGGGAGTGCATTAAGGGAATGCTTACCGATCCATGTCTGGCTGACCTGCAACAcatcactctctttctctttctttcttttagtctATCAAAAGGAAACTTCCTTTCCTCAACTGGGATGCCTTTCCTAAGGTAAGAGGTGTGGGCATTAGGAGGATATGGAGCTTGGGGGTAAGGGAAGAAGCAGAGGATGTGGGAGAGAAAGTGGGGACAGGGAAAGGAGGATCAGCCTTCTCACCAAACTGAAGGGAGGTCTTAGCTACTACATGTAGAGGAGAACAGGAACTCACACCGAGGCAGAAATTCCTTTCCATCCGTGCCATCTTATACTGGGCACCCAGGGGTTCCCCATCTAACCCTGACCCCTCTCCCTCTAGCTGAAAGGACTGAGGAGCGCAACTCCTGATGCCCAGTGACCATGACCTCCACTGGAAGAGGGGGCTAGTGTGAGCGCTGATTCTCAACCTACCATAACTCTTTCCTGGCTCAGGAACTCCAATAAAACATTTTCCATCCAACAGCTCATGTATCTGTGTCTCTGTCCTCCTACTGGGCTTTACAAAGGAATTAAGATGGAATGAGCCCCAAGGCTGATAGGTAGAAATCTTGACTTCCAAGAGGAGAGTAAGTAGGGAGACAGGAGGAAATATAAAGGACACACCAAGATGGCAAGAGACCCCCTTGTGTCTTAGCTCCTTAGTGTTGGCTGGGATCCTTGAGGAGCACGAAGCAATGACTTGCTTAATAAGATGCTCAAGAAATCgctaaaccaaaaagtatctgagacaggtctcattcTCTTAAAGGGGAGCTCCTGGACCCAGAAAACTGTCCTGTTGGTTTGAGCAATAAAGACAGCTCAAACCAGTACCAAGCACCGATAGATTTGTCAGAGGTCAGGGCCACCTCCACTCAGGCCATTCATGGGTTGCCAATTTGTAacccaaaaagtatctgagacaggtctcaatcagtttagaagtttattttgctaaggttAAGAACAATGCCTGGgagaaaaaatacagaatcagAGGAGCAGtctgtggtctgtgcctttctccaaagatgattttgagagcttcagtatttaaaggggaaaagcagggaaagagggagggcaTGGTCACATTACTGAATCCACATGTTATAAGAGAAAAGGGGCAGGTAGGGGAATAGTCCATTATATATTTGTCTCATGCTCAGTAAATCCAGCACTTTACATAAGATATGGTGAACATAGAATAGCTATCTGTTGAGATAGTTTACCTTTTACCTGTAGCTATCtgtttaggaacaaaaggaaaggcagcttcTGGCATGTCTCAGCTTTCagcttatcttttttcctttcgaCAGAGTGAATTGGGgtcccaagtttttattttcctttcacaaatcaAACCTACTCCCTGACCTGTTGGCATTCTCCCCCACCTACCTTCTGAAAACCTGATTCCCTTTGTAGTGGTGATTTTGTATAACAGAGCTATCTGAAATCCAAAGTTCAGGACCCAGCTTAAATCACATGAGCCCATCTGAAATCCTTTTTTTTGGAATTAGGCAGGctctaaataaagaaaactagcagtgtgaccttgagTCTTCCTAAGCCTCTGTTTCTTTATCCGTGAAATGAGTatggaaataaataagaatgataaCCACTCTGTGGTGTTGTTATGAAGGTCAAATGAGATAAGTATGTAAAGCCCCTTTCACACGGCCAGGCATATAGTAGATAGTGTATCTCTACTCCCCCAGTTTCAACCAGAGAGCTGCCACAATGATCCagattcactcattcactcacacatccatccatccatccacccatccacccacccacccacccatccctccatccacccacccacccatccacccaccacccatccatccacccacccacccacccatccatccatccacccacccacccatccacccaccacccatccatccacccacccacccacccatccatccatccacccaccacccatccatccacccacccacccacccatccatccatccacccacccatccatccacccacccacccatccatccatccatcccctgCAAAGATCTTGAAACATGAAATGGATTTAGTTTTGCTTCCTGTAGATGTATTTTCTCTGACCCAATTTGTGTACTTAAAATACTAAACTAGTTGGAATTATTTCTAGTTTCTCTTGAAAACTGGGAAGATTAGAGTACAGTGGACCTGCGACTGGCTTAAAGCCAAGTAGCAGCTGCCCTCTTTACACAGGACATGGCTTCCAGGGAAGTTTCTACTTGGCAAGCTTCACTTGTTTACATTGCCTTTGGCCTTTATAAGCAACTGCGTTTGTAAACCATCAACTGCAGTTTAATTGAGGAAGTGGACTACAAGGGAAATTAAACTTGGTTCCTACTTTCAAGGCGCTTACAGACCAGGTGAATAAGACATGTAAGtgttcctggccgggcacagtggctcatacctgtaatcccagcactttgggaggccgaggcgggtgtatcacttgaggtcaggagttcgagaccagcctgggcaacatggcaaaaccccatctctactaaaaacacaaaattaagtgggcggatcacatgaggtcaggagtttgagaccagcctagccaacatggtgaaaccccatctttactaaaaatacaaaaatgagccgggtgtggggatgcatgtctgtaatccgagctactcaggagactgaggcacgagaatcacttgattctgggaggcggaggttgcagtgagccaaaattgcaccactacactccagccttggtgagagagcaagactctgtcaaaaaaaaaaaaaaaatgttgcttatGCTCTTCCTTCCAATACACACAAAGGAGAGGAAAGCTATAAATGGGATGAccaacagagaagaaaactatGGACACTGGTGAAATGCCACAATCAATTGAAATACTTAGTGAAGACTGTGCACTCACAAACCAGGTGATAGGAAATGGAGTACAGGAAGAAGAGGGGAGGTGCTTAATGGACACCCATCGAGTGACTAGGTTTTAGGGGAGGAGTAAAGCATCCGCAGGGGACTAGGAGTCATGATACACAAGTTAAGAGTATCTCTGAGATAAGGCGgtagttctcaaaatgtggtccccaGTCTGACAGCACCAGGATCCCCTGGGAactgaaaagaaatgcaaattctttggCCCCACTTCAGATCTACTAAATGCGAAACCAGGGGTGGGGcgcagcaatctgtgttttaacaagccctctaaGCAAGTCTGATTCACTAAAGCCTGAGAACCACTTCAAAAAGGAAAGTCAGAGAACTTAAGATTAACCCAGAATCAGGATAGTAGTTGCCCCTTAGATGGAGAGATCCCATGTGATAGGAGAGTGGCACATAGGAGATAAGGGGGGGTGACAGAAGCCACTTCTATATCATGTTTCAGTCCTTCTTTAAATACGTACATTTTATACACACCTATGCATGTTGTATTTCACAATAACATGTTATTAAAGCCAGAGAACACCAGATGAATTTGCAAGTGCTGACAGAATACACAGTCAAGAAACAATTGGAGTCTAGAGAGACTGCAATctgaaccaaaaagaaaaagacaaagtgaaGTGTAGACAAGCTGTGCACGTGAGTGACAGATGTATGCTAGATCATGTGAAAttgacaaaatgcacaaacatgGGTCAGGCCATTCAGGGGATTCAAAGAATGGAAGACATAGCACCTGTTCTCCCTGGGGATGACCTGTACATTTCCCATTAGGTAGAGGAGATAACTCAACACTGGAGACTTGAATCTGCATAAGCAAATCTTATTAAATAACCTTTATTTAATAAAAGGCAGGAAGTAGTCACTcttcattttatactttataaaaacaacaacaaatgcaattttttttttttttttgagacggagtttcactctgttgctcaggctggagtgcagtggtgcaatctcggctcactgcaacctctgcctcccgggttcaaacgattctcctgcctcagcttcctgagaagatGGGATTACATCTTCCAcatgggtgcctgccaccatgtccggctaatttttgtatttttagtagagatggggttttgccacatcggccaggctggtcttgaactcctgacctcaggtgatccacctgcattggcctcccaaagtgcagggattacaggtgtgaaccaccatgcctggccaacaaatgCATCTTGTATGGATACTATACTACCTGTTCAAGAGGATGTAGAGATACACACTGAGTTATGAAACAATCTCCAAGatagagtaaaatgaaaaaaagaaagtggcagATCATTATGCTGCCATGTGGTTAAAATAAAGATATGGTACAAATATATGCTATTATCTGCATATTATCTGCTATTATCTGGAATAAAACTTGAGAAGTAACAGTGATCACTTTTGGAAAGTTAGATATTTTCACTGTGTACCCTTTTGGATTTtatgaacaaaaatgttttacCATGTGCAAATTacatattcaaaagaataaattaaaatcaaaattttctagtaaagcaaacaaacaccaaaaaacgCTTTGCATTGTAAAGTGGTAGGGCCTAGTCCATGCACTGACCCAGAGTAGGTGCCTCTTAACTGAGTGAATGAAACTGATTTCTCACATTTACCACACCCTTTTGCTACTCAGAGTGTGGTCCCCTAGCCAGCGGCATCAGCATCACTTGGTGCTTGCTTGCTAGAAACGCAGAAGCTCTGCTCACCAGAGCTAATGCATCAGAATTTTAACAAGACCCCTGCCCCTGGATGATTCACATGTGGAATAACGTTTGAGAAGCACGGCCTTAGGCATGATGTTGAGTGCTATGCAGAAGGCCTTCGAGGAGTTATGATCCAGTTGATACTTAGGATAAAGGAagcacacagggagaaggcactAGATACCTTAGAGCGATATGTTTAAATCTGATGGAAGGGAGGAGATAGTTTTGCACCAGGGTAAGAAAACTAGGGAAAGTCACTTTGAGTTTGGCATTtataaatgaactaaaaaaaaaaaagtccctgtcATACTCAGTCAGGACATAAAGGGACTAAAAACCAAAGCCAAACTGATTACTTTGGgaggcttctgggaatcaactcatttaaaaaaccggtaaataaaggaaatgaatCAAGGATTCATCCTTACTTTCCTCTATGAACTATATATATACTTCAGGGTAAAcaatttatctctctctctttttttttttttttttttttttttgaaacagcgtcttgctctttcacccagtctggagtgcagtggcatgatcttggctggaggcagccttcacctccctggctcaagcaatcctactgcctcagcctcctgagtagttggaactacaggcacaagccaccacacctggtaaatttttaaattttttgtaggatgggtgtcttgctatgttgcccaaggtggtcttcaactcctgacctcaagtgatcctctggccttggcctcccaaagtgttgaaattacaggcatgcgccactatgcccagctggcACAATTTTTCTTTATACAAGAATTTGAAGctaataaatgcaaaagaaataatagaatattttcattt
This window encodes:
- the KRTDAP gene encoding keratinocyte differentiation-associated protein isoform X1 encodes the protein MKIPVLPAVVLLSLLVLHSAQGATLGGPEEESTIENYASRPEAFNTPFLNIDKLRSAFKADEFLNWHALFESIKRKLPFLNWDAFPKLKGLRSATPDAQ
- the KRTDAP gene encoding keratinocyte differentiation-associated protein isoform X2, whose amino-acid sequence is MKIPVLPAVVLLSLLVLHSAQGATLGGPEEESTIENYASRPEAFKADEFLNWHALFESIKRKLPFLNWDAFPKLKGLRSATPDAQ